The genomic window GCGTTGATTGAACGCATGCACAGCCACGCCCGAGCGGATCAGTTCGGCCACGATATCGGCCTGAAGATCCGAGAAGGTGAGCACCAGATCAGGCTCCAATGCGAGGATTTTCGGGATATCCGCCGAGGTAAAGGCGCCCACGCGCGGTTTTTCCTGCCGCACCCTGGCTGGGCGGATGGCATAGCCGGTAACGCCGACAATCCGGTGATCCTCCCCCAGCAGATAAAGCGTTTCGACGGTTTCCTCGGTCAGGCAGATGATCCGGCTTGGGGGGAAGGCTTTCATGCGCGGTTCTCCGTTTTCATCCAGACCCGGGTGCCCTCGCTCACCGCATCATACACCACGCGGCCAATGACCTCGCCGGGTTCCGTATGAAGCCCCGCATAGGCCATGTCACCCGGCGGGCAGGCCAGCGCGATGCAATCGGTGCCGGTGCCCGTGGCGGGGCCTTCGGGCAGGCCGGGCCCATGGGTCAGGATGGCCGCCGTGCGGGCCTGGGTTGCGATCGACAATGCCTCGGTCATCGCAGGCATGCCAAGCCCGTGGGACAGGGTGACAAGCAGATTGACCGTGCCATAGCCAGCGGCCAGGGCCGGTTGCCGGTATCCGACCCGTTCCGCATTGGACAGGCCCACCGTGGCCAGGCAAGAGGCCTGAAACGCGCCGGATCTGGCTTCTGCGAAAGTGTATTTTTCGATATTGCGCGAGGTCAGCATTGCCACCGCATCGGTCTGGCCGATGCCGGTCAGTTCCCGGGCAAGCCATGCTGTGGCGTCCAGACCTTTGGTCAGATCCTGATTGCGGACCTCGCGCCAGATCACCTGCCGCGCAATGGCCAGCCCCGGGCGGTGGGGTGCCCAGCTTAACACCCGCATCTCCTGACCCAGATCAGCGGTCAGCCAGGGGCGGGACAGGGTGATGCGGATCATCGGGTCACCTCCAGCGGCTGAAAGATCAGCCCATGGTCGGTTTCGGCGATATGGGCGGCGATACCAAAGACCTGATGCAGGTTTTCCCGGGTCAGCACGTCTTTGGGCGTGCCATCGGCCACAAGCCGCCCCTTGTCCAGCAGCAGAAGCCGGGTGCAATGGCGCGCCGCAAGGCCCAGATCATGCAGCGAGGTGACAATGGTTTTCCCGCCTGCGGCAAGGCGGGCAAACAGCTCCATCGTGGCGATCTGAAACGCCGGGTCGAGCCCGGCAATCGGTTCATCGGCCAGGATCACAGGCGTGTCCTGCGCCAGAACCCGGGCAATCAGAACCCTGGCCTGTTCGCCGCCGGACAGGGCGGTGGCAGGGCGGGTTTCATAGCCGGTCAGCGCCATATCGGTCAGCGCGGCTTTGGTTGCGGCGTGATCTTCCGCACCGGGTTTCGCACCCCCCGCCAGATGCGGCACACGGCCCAGCATGATCAGGGTTTCCACCGCCACGGGCCAGGCAATCTCGCGGGTTTGCGGCATCCAGGCGGCGGTTTTTGCCCGCACCCGCGCGGGGAGTGCGGCGAGGGAGGACATGCCGGTGCAGGGCTGAAGGCCCAGAATACCCCGCAACAGGGTCGTTTTTCCGGCGCCATTCGGGCCGATCAGGCCAACAATCTCGCCCGGATCAAGGGACAGGCTGACATGATCCACCACCGCGCTGCCGCCACGATGCACGCTGAGGTCAGAGACGGTAAGCGCGCTCATGTCATCTGCCTCCGCGTCTTGTAGATCAGATGCAGGAACAAGGGCGCGCCGATGATCGCCATGACCACGCCCAGTTTCAGGTCACGGTCGGGCAGGATCAGGCGCACGGCGATATCGGCAGCCAGCACCATGGCGGCCCCGCCCAGCGCCGAGGCAGGCAGAAGCGCTGCCGGGCGCGCGCCCACAAAGGGGCGCAGAATATGGGGCACAACCAGCCCGACAAAGCCGATGGCGCCCGCCACGGCGGTGGCCGCCCCGACCGAGGCGGCAACGCCGATAACCAGCCGCAGGCGCAGGCGGGCCAGATGGATACCCATGGCAGAGGCGGCGTCCTGCCCCAGTGTCAGGGCATCCAGCCCCCGGCCAAGACTGGCCAGCAGCGCCCAGCCGACCGCCATCACCGGCAGGGCGATGGCCACATGGTCAAAGGACCGGTCAGAGACCGAGCCAAGCATCCAGAACACAATCTCGCTGACCGCAAAAGGATTGGGGGACAGGTTGAGAACCAGCGACAGAAACGCCCCTGCCAGCGCGCTGATGGCAATGCCCGCCAGGATCAGTGTCAGCGATCCGCCCCTTGATCCGGCCAGCAGAAGCAGCAATAAAACAGAGACTAAAGCGCCTGTCAGAGCCGAAACTGGCAAAGCCAGTGCAAAGCTGGCGGCAAACCCGGTTTGCAGGGCAATCACCGCGCCCAATGCGGCAGAGGAGGAAACGCCGATCAGCCCCGGCTCGGCCAGCGGGTTGCGCAGAAAGCCTTGCAGCGCCGCGCCGGACAGTCCCAGACTGACCCCCACCATCATCGCCAGAACCGCGCGCGGCAGACGAATTTCGCGCATCACAAGGGTCACCGCCTCCCCTTCGCCGCGGATCAGGGCGGTGATGCTTTCGCCGATGCCAAACCCCGCCGGGCCGATCAGAAGCGAAATACAGAACAGCAGCGCCACAAGGGCGCTCAGGGTCAGAAGAAGGGCAGGGCGTTTCATGGCGGCGCCTCCATCCGGTCACGGGCCGCGCGCAGATCGGCCAGCGCGGTCAGAACCCGGGGTGTCCCACAGACCCAGTCAGGGCCGCTGATAAACCCGTGGCCTGCGGCGATAACCGCCTCCAGCGCCGGGTGGTCCAATATCTCCTCGGACCGGGAATTGCCCGGATAGCTGCCGGTGCGGATCACCATATCGGGCGCGGCCATGACCAGAAGTTCCAGCGCCAGGCGGCCGCTGCTGTCGCGGCCCAGGTCTTCGGCGACATGGCGAAACCCGGCTGTGGTCAGAATGTCATGAGACAGGGTGCCGGTGCCAAGGGAATAGCCATTGGGATAATAGAAGGCGGCGCGGGGCCCGGTTTGTGGCTGGCTGAGCGTGGCGAGCGCCGTCTCGAACCGGGCGATTTCAGCCCCGGCCTGCGCCTCGCGATGCAAAAGCGCCCCGATCTCGGCCAATCGGTCTGTGACCTGATCCAGGCCGGTGACGATGTCAATCTGGGCGACCTCAACCCCCAGCCGGCGCAGCATCGAGACAACGGCAGGGTCGGAATAGGTGCCGGCCAGAACCAGATCGGGGGCCAGCAGATAAATCTCCTCGGCCCCGCCAAAATTCGCCGGATAGGCCACCGCTTCGGCATGCATGGGGGAAATCAGGGGATCGGTGGCAATATCGCTGACCGAGATCAATTGCCCCGGCGCGGCCAGCATCATCGCCAGTTGATCAGTGCACAGATTCATCGAGACGACCCGCGCAGGCGGCGCGTCGGCCAAAGCCGGAGCGGTGGCAAGCAGGAAACCCGCCACCGCAAGGACACCAGAGAGGCGATCAGAAACGTGCGCGAAGGCCAACATAAAACGCCCTGTCGCTGGTGCCATAGCCGCGGGTGGTCTGATAATCCTCGTCAAACAGGTTGTTGACCCGCAGATAGACCTCGGAGGTCTCGTTGATTTCCCGGGTGATGGTCAGATTTGCCAGGGTGTAATCGGGCATCGGCACAATATCGGGAAAGTCCGAATCGAGGCGATCCATCACATGCTGCACTGTGAAGGTGCCGGACCAGCCCGGTGCGAATTCTCCCGTCACGCCCAGAGAAATATCATGCTCGGGCACCCGGATCAGCCGGTCATCATTGCGATCCCTGGCATCCGTGTAGGTGTAAGTGCCGAACAGTCGCAAACTGTCGGTGATCTCATAATCCATTGTCACCTCAACACCCCGTGATGTGCTGGTGCCCGGCACCTGAGTATAGCTGCCGCCTGAGAACTGAATCAAATCGTCAATCTCGGTGTGGAACAGTGTCCCGCCAAGCGTCAGACGCCCGAAATCCTGTTCCACCCCCAATTCGGCGCTGCGGCTTTGTTCCGGCTGAAGGGCCGGGTTGCCGAAGGCGCTGAACAGTTCAAACAGCGACGGGGCGCGAAACCCCGTGCCATAGGAAACCCGAACAATCATGTCCGGTGTCGGGCGCCAGGCAAGGGCGATCCGGCCCGTTGTCTGCCCACCATAGACCGAGTGGTCATCAAAGCGAAGCGAGGCCGACAGATCAAGATCGGGGGTAAGCGGCGTGTTCAGATCACCATAGACCGAGTTGATGTCATATCGGCCGTTGATTGCATCGGCGCTGAATTCCTCTTCCGAGGTTTCGGCGCCGAAGACCAGCACGCCACCATTGCCCAGGCTTGCGGTGCCCTTATAGGTCAGCTCGCGCCGCTGCCCTTCGAAATTCTGGGTGAACCCGATGGGGAAATACCGGTCAGTGTCCGAGACGATGGCGGCAATCTCATGGTCGATGCCGAAGGCGTTGAATTCGGCATAGACCCGGCCCGCGCGCCGCCGGGTTTCGCCGGTCTGCGAGCCATCGCCCCCGGCCCCGCCAGAGCCGTCAAACTCCGCGAAACTGTCTTCGAAAAACCCGCTGAAACCCAGCCGAAGATTATCGGTGACGTCAAACGCGCCGGTCAGGGTCAGCGTGGTCGAATCGTGGCCATCATCTTCCGTGTTGCCAAGATTCTCATCCGCGGCAGAAAACCCATCGGTGATCAGCCGTGTGGCGGAAAACGCCAGTTCGCCCCGTTCAAACCGCGATGCCACCCCGATGGAGCCTAGATAGGTGTCGTAACTGCCGGCCTCGGCCGAGATGGTGACCTCGGTGCCGATCTCGTCAGGCGCCTGCAATGTGGTGATCGAGATGACACCCGCAATCGCCTCGGACCCGTAGAGCGCCGATTGGGAGCCATAAAGCACCTCGATCCGCGACAGGGCGCTTGTGGTCAGAGAGCCGAAATTGAACGCGGTCTGGGTGCCGGACGGATCGGTCACGTCGATGCCGTCGATCAGAACCGGAATGTAACGCTCTCCCAACCCGCGAATGCGGATCGAGGTGTTGCTGCCGATCGGGCCATTCTGGCTGATACTGACGCCGGGCAGGGTGGCCAGATAATCAGAAAGCTGAATGTCGCCGCTTTCCTGCAACTCCTCCCCGGTGACAACTGCCACGGAGGCGCCGGTGCGGCTGGCCTCCAATACGGTCAGCCCTGCGGAAAAGATGATTTCATCCAGCGCGAAAACCGGCGCATCCTGCGCCTGCACGGATGCGGTTGAAAGAAGGGTCGCGGTGAAAGCGCCCAATGCCTTTTTCATGATATCCCCCAAATCGGCCCCATACGCAGGGCCGGGTGATGCCAAAAAATGTCTTTGGAAGGGGAATGGCCCCGCCGCCGACGGTGAAAATGCCACCACGACGGAACGTCCGTTGTTCTTGGCGCCCTCCGCGCCCGAACAGGGTGATCACCTCGGCAGGTCTCCTGACTTGCGGGTCGATGCTTGGCTGAACCTTCCCAACCCATCTGGGGCCAGTGGTTTTTTGTCAGCCGCGCTCACCGCTTACAGTTGCGGGGGCAGTCACGGAATTGGGCAGGGCCCGCACCGTAGTTCCCTTTTACCCGGATGATTTTCACTGTCCGGACCGAAGCAGATATCTGCTTACGCAAGAGACTTGCCCGGCTCAAGCCTGAAAGCGACGCCTTCCTTGCGGGAATACGTCACAGGATCAAACGCACCTGTTTTGCCGGGACTGTTGCATTAATCGGTTGAGGCTGGTCTTGCGTTTTTTGTTTGCAGCGGATTATGCGGCTTCGAACATCTGAGAGATGAACAGGGTCTCTCCCTGAACAGCAGCTTGTTTATGATGAATGTGGCCGCGCTTGATGGTGCGTAAAGTCTCTATCCCGCTCAGGGTTGCTTTCGCCGTTCGCAAGGAACGAAAGTTCTGTCGGTATCCCAATAGTCGCATCATTGCGGCGTGATCGCTTTCGATCAAATTGCTTCGCCACTTTTGGTCAATATGTCGAATGCTGTCAAATGCGGATCATAACGATGGTTGATTTCGCGAATAACGCGCCGATATGCCTGCGCCTTGTCGGTCACGATTGTGACGGGCCATGCTCACGACCTCCTCTTTGGCAGAAGTGAATCACAGCTCGGTCAATGTGGGAAGCCGATTAAGGGGTATGGGGCCTAGGGCGGTTTCTGCTCTACATCACCTCGTCTTTAACCTGACAGAAGGCGGAGGGTGAGGGTGAGTGGAACGTTCGCAAGCATGGCCTTCATCCGATTTGTGCAACAGAACCATGCATGATGCCAAAACCTTCCAAGATGCCAAACATTTGTTATGGGGTTTTGTAACGGCTAGGGCATTGGTCGTTCGTTCTCAGATTGAGCGTAACAAAACCACCGTTTGTGTGACCTTTCACCTATGATTCAAGTGACCGTTTTCGTTGTCGGCGTTAGAGATTGATGAAAAATATAATACGGGGTGCAGCATTGCTTTCGGCACTATCCATACCAGCAAACCCTGCGCTCACGCAAAATGCCGCTGCATGCGAATTACCCCCAAGCTTAGTTTCTCCTCTTGAGACAGGTCCGTTTATTATCAGCACATATCACACCACCGGTGTACCGGGCAGCGACAGAGTCATTCAAGTTCAGTGGCCTACAGGAATTAGGGTTCCTATCTCCGGTGTGCCGCCGGGACGAACAGATGGTGCCGAAAGAGGAATAAGCTTCACTATCCCAAGTGGGGTGTTGTTTGTGGACAATGCAGATGATGATCGGAACGAGGTAGCTTTCCCACGCTTTTTATATTCTGTTAATAATGGGGTTGACCGTTATCCGCTCTACTCGAGACTAGGGTCCGTTGGGGAATGCCAAGTACAGGAGGAAGGACAATCTTGGAGAGCGCTTCAGGGTTTACTTACCATTCATCGGAAGGTTTTAAGACATTTCCAGACGAAAATCATGGTGATTGGACCCGATATGCCTACCCCGGTCCGAACAGGGTTTCCAATCGATATGATACCTTTTTTCGCGGCCTGCCGGAAGTTGGCGGGGTCGAAGCGATTCTGAAGTGTGATCGATGGGACGACGGGCCTGTGGAATACTCGCAATGCCAGTTATTCAAGAAACTTGAGCCGATTTTTTACAGGATTACATTTGATGGTAGGTATCTTTCTGACCTGCCTGTGATCGAGCATGTCTCGGATCGGCATACGGAATGTATTATAGGGGAATTATGAAATGGCAGAAAACCTCACACAGCAAGATATTGATCACCTTAGTGGGCTTGTCGGCAACATCTATTCTGAAGGGGTTAAAAATCGTGACGCGTATTATTCATACTTAGAAGACCGTGGATATCAATATGGCGGCTTGGCTGGTGGTGTTGTTCGGGAAGATTCGTTTTCTGGACGGATCGCCAATGCTTTCATGGCAGAAACAGCAGCTAAATCTGGCAATACGATCAACCTCAGCACCAGTTCGCAAATCAGCTATGATTTGATGGTGGCTGATTTCCAAGCCCGGGCAGATTTGGTTGAGCAACAAGGTTTCGCCGGAGAATTGGGCGCGCGCGTTCACTATGATAACCATAAGGTCGTATTCAGTAATCCTGACTATGGCTTAGGAATTGAAAATTGGACTGCCGCTGAACCAATTGAGTACGCGATAGAAAATTACGAAGCTTTGGGTTTCTCCAACCCGGCTGCCGCCGCAGATGCAATGCTCACTTGAATGATGGAGGCTAATACTCTTCCAGAAATGGTTGGGTTAAATCAAGAGATTTCAATATATGCGATTTCTTCCCTAGCAACATTGATGTCTGCGCAAGAATTGCAGGAATGGCTGCAAACGACTAATACCGTATTTTTGAATAACGCCGGTTATATATTTGGATTTGGTGGCACTCCCTATCAGACAAACCACTGCTTCCTTTCCGACACGCCGATTCAGATGTGGCCGCTTGATCCCTCGATCAAACCGCGCGCAGATGGCAGCCATGACGAGAAGCTTGTGCTCTCGAAAGTCTGGGAGAAGCTGATCAGCGAGATCAAGACGGGTGATGTCGTCGTCGCCTATGATTCACAAGGCAGGCTCGGCCCCAAGCGCGTGCTGCGCACCATGATCAACAGTTCCACGCATATTCTGGATTTCTGGGGCACGGGCACCACCCCCGGCCATGCGTATCACTGCGCCGATGGCCCGCTCAAAGGCGAGCACGCCCCAATCATGGATATCCTGCGCAGGGATGGCGCAGTTATGCGCAGCAATAGCAAGACGATCCGCGCCGCCACCAACTGCGAGGTTGGATCGATGGGCGACATGATGATCCACGCCTCGGCAAGGAAGCAAACGCCGGATGGCTCATGGACAGAACCCAAGCAGGGCAAAGTCCGCTTCGGCACATGGATCATTCTGCCGGATGGGCGGCATATGTCCTTCATGGAAATGGCCGCAAACGAAGGTTGGCGCGTCTCTGACGATGGTTACATGGTTGCGCCTGAAGGTAGGGCCCTTAAACGTCGAAGATGGCGGTAGAGCCATGGCGTATCGCCAATACTGCGAGAACGCCAAAGGCGGGGCAGGGTATGGGTCATGCAGGTGTAAGGCGGGGCGCTTCAGGCCGGCTGTTTGAGGTGATAGGTCAAAGCCCGGCGGATCAGCAGGCCGATCTGGTCCTGTGGCAGGTCCGCATCGTCATCGAACCGGATCGCGCGGTGTCCCTCATAGGTGAAATCATCGGGGAACAGGCTTTGAAACTCTGACAGTATCGTCGTCTGGCAATGCACATAGATCGCAAACCCGCCCTCTTTGGGCAGGCCAAGCCGGATCGTTGAGCCCGACTTTGTCTCCGGCGTCAGATAGGCGGGCTGGCCCCATTTCAGCGTTTCCTCCAGCGGCCCCACCGGCGGCAGATCGGCGGCGGTCTCGAAGATCAGCGACCGAAGGGTCAGCAGACCCTTTCGCGCCCGGTCGGGGAAAGAGGCAAACCGCGCCGCGACGGCGGGGTCCTGAAAGGCTGGAATGGCACTTGTCATGGTCTGATCATATCCTATGCCCGCCCGGGTGCGAATACCGGAGATATCGCAAATCTTGCGCTTGACCGGCAAAGATTCTGCAACAGGCAGAAATCCGGCGCTGTTCATGTTATTCTCGGCGCAGATTACACCGGGAGAACATAGTATGCGTCTTATTCGAAATATCCTGATCGGGCTTGTTATCCTGATCGCTGTGCTGGCCGCCGGGGCCTATTTGCTGCCCCGTCATGTCATCATTGAACGGCAGATCACCATCGACGCACCCCCCGGCGATGTCTTTCCGCTGGTCAATTCCCTGCAACGGGGCGAGGAATGGTCGCCCTGGCTGGACCGGGACCCGAATGTCCAGATCACCCATAGCGGGCCCGAGGCGGGTGTGGGCGCGATAATGGAATGGGTTTCGGACGTGCCCGAGGTGGGCAATGGACGTCAGGAAATTGTTGAAAGCGTCGCCGATCAACGGGTGGCGACCGCGCTTGATTTCGGGGGCATGGGCACGGCCCGGGCCTGGTTTGACCTGACCGGAGACGGCGAGAGCACAAACATCACCTGGGGTCTTGATGCGGATATGGGCAACAATCCCATCGGGCGCTGGATGGGGCTGATGATGGATGGCATGGTGGGGGCCGATTATGAAACCGGCCTTGCCAACCTCAAAACCCTGGCCGAAGCCGGATAGGCGCGCTGGCGGCTGTCATGGCTGCCAGTTCAGCACCTGCCCTTCGGGCCAGTCAAAGCTGACACCCATCCCGAATTCCTGCGTCTCGCCGGGGGCGATGGTGACATCCCAGGCCACAACTCCGCGCAGATCATCTATATCGCGTTCATCGGGCTGGGGGGAAAGCGTCACATCAACCTCCAGATCCTCCTGCTCGGCAAAGGGTGTGGCGTAAAGCACGCGAACCTCCTCGGCGCTGGCAGAGCTGTTTTCGACCGTGAAGCTTACCTGCCGGTCCTGGGTGTTCGACTGTACGAATATCCCGCGATCACCCTCATCCAGCGAAAGATCCTGCCAGGTCAGGCGCAGATGGTCGAGCGGGCCAAAGGCCATCTCGGTCTCGGCCCCTGAGGGCAGCAGGGTCAGTTCGCCCTCTCCCAGCGGCGCCCCGTCGCGATAGAACCGGGCCCAGCCGGGCAGGATCGGTTCATCGCTGGTATTCTCGAACTCAGCCATCAGAAACGCGGTCATATCACGGCGCGGGATGGCCAGATTGGTCAGGTCAGCCTCAAAGCTCAGCGTGTCAAAGGGCAGGGTGATCATCGATTGTTCGCCGATGCTGACGGGGGTCGGATAGACATAGGTCAGCGCCAGACCATTTGAGATCATCTCAATTGGCGCGGCTGCCTCTTCCACAATAACAACCGGTTCGGCCGCGATGCCCGCGCCGATGCTCATCTCGGCACTGTCGCGCAGGCTTGGGGCCGGTCTTAAGGGCTCATGCAGGCGGGCCGGGTCGGGCCCGACGCTGCGCGGGGATCGCCGGCGAATTGGATCGGTTGTGGAGAAATCGACCGCGACATCGCGCCAGATCATGGTTTGATCCACCTCCAGCACAATGCTGCGCGTGATATCCAGCGCACCGGTTTCAGAGGCCAGATCCAGCCGGTAGCTGGGTCGCCAGGCCGCAGCGTCAGTCAGATAATGTGTTGTCAGAACAACATCGCCTGCAGCCTCCAGAGTCACATCCACGGCAATCATATCCACCGTGTCGCCAAAGGGTTTGAGCCGTCTGAGCGCCTGATTGGCGTCATCAAGATCCCCCTGCCGTGCGATCAGGTCTTCGTGCAGCTCCTGCCGGGCGACGCGGGCGGTGCGCAATTCCTCGGACGCGCGGGCCATCTCAGCGCCCAATGTGGTCAGAAGCGTGGCAAGCAGTTCGGCGCTGCCAGGCATGTCGATGCCTTCAGAGCCGCCAGTGCTGATCGCATTCAGATAGGCCAGCTGCACCTCGGCCGAGCGGATTGCGACCTCAGAGGCGGCGATCTGCTCCGCGATCTGTTCTACAGCGTCTTCCGCCTGTTCAACGGCTATGCGCGCGGCGGCCTGATCCGGCAGGTCCAGCACGCCTTCGTCCAAAGGCTGATCTTCGACCGGTACAGGCTGTCCAATCATCCGCGCGCCGGTGACCGAGACCTCGGGCAGTTGCCCCCAATTCAGATCGGGGATCGCCATATAGATCCGATGGGTCCCGGCGGGCAGATCGACCTCTGCCTGCCGGGTAAGTTCTGCGCCGAGCAGATAAACGGTGGCCGCAGTCACATCGGCGCGCAGCATGACCTCATCGGCATGGGCGGCACCGGCCACGATCAGGGCAAGGGCGGAAACGGAAAGACGCATGGGGGGAATCCTTTGGGGTTAAATGCCCGCAAACCTTCCCCTCTGGGCGACGGTTATTCAATAACCGCCGCCGGGTTCAGCCCTTTTTCAGCGCACGATTGCCAAGTGTCTCGGCAATCTGGACCGCGTTCAGCGCCGCGCCCTTGCGCAGATTGTCGGACACACACCACAGGTTCAGCCCGTTCTCGATGGTGCTGTCCTGACGAATGCGGCTGATGAAGGTCGCGTAATCGCCCACGCATTCCACCGGGGTGACATAGCCGCCATCCTCGCGCTTATCGACAACCATGACGCCCGGGCTTTCGCGCAGGATATCGCGGGCCTCATCCTCGTCGAGGAAATCCTCAAACTCGATATTCACCGCCTCCGAATGGCCGACAAAAACCGGCACCCGCACGCAGGTGGCGGTGACCCTGATCTTCGGATCGACGATCTTTTTCGTCTCCGCGACCATTTTCCATTCTTCCTTGGTCTCGCCACTGTCAAGGAACACATCGATATGCGGGATCACGTTGAAGGCGATCTGTTTGGTGAATGTGTCCGGGTCTTTTTCCTGACCCGGCACATACATGCCCTTGGTCTGGTCCCATAACTCATCCATCCCGTCCTTGCCGGCGCCCGACACGGATTGATAGGTCGACACCACAACGCGTTTGATCACTGCCCGGTCATGCAGCGGTTTCAGCGCCACCACCATCTGTGCGGTGGAACAGTTCGGGTTGGCGATGATGTTCTTTTTGGCATAGCCATCCACCGCTTCGGGGTTCACCTCCGGCACCACCAGCGGCACATCGGGATCATAGCGGTAGAGCGAGGAGTTATCTATCACCACGCAGCCCGCCCTGGCGGCGCGGGGCGCATAGGTTTTGGTTGCCTCGCTGCCGATGGCGAAAAGCGCAATATCCCATCCGGCAAAATCGAATACATCCAGATTCTGTGTGGTCAGGGTCTCGTCGCCAAAGCTGCATTCGGTGCCAAGCGATTTGCGCGAGGCCAGCACCGCGATTTCATCAATTGGAAACTGGCGTTCCGCCAGAATGTTCAGCATTTCGCGGCCCACATTGCCCGTGGCACCCACGACAACGATTCGATAACCCATTTGTCCGTCCTTCAGGTCTGGATGCGCGGGGCATAAAGGAAGCAATCGTAAAGGAAAACCCCCGCCAGCCTT from Rhodophyticola sp. CCM32 includes these protein-coding regions:
- a CDS encoding TonB-dependent receptor plug domain-containing protein; translation: MKKALGAFTATLLSTASVQAQDAPVFALDEIIFSAGLTVLEASRTGASVAVVTGEELQESGDIQLSDYLATLPGVSISQNGPIGSNTSIRIRGLGERYIPVLIDGIDVTDPSGTQTAFNFGSLTTSALSRIEVLYGSQSALYGSEAIAGVISITTLQAPDEIGTEVTISAEAGSYDTYLGSIGVASRFERGELAFSATRLITDGFSAADENLGNTEDDGHDSTTLTLTGAFDVTDNLRLGFSGFFEDSFAEFDGSGGAGGDGSQTGETRRRAGRVYAEFNAFGIDHEIAAIVSDTDRYFPIGFTQNFEGQRRELTYKGTASLGNGGVLVFGAETSEEEFSADAINGRYDINSVYGDLNTPLTPDLDLSASLRFDDHSVYGGQTTGRIALAWRPTPDMIVRVSYGTGFRAPSLFELFSAFGNPALQPEQSRSAELGVEQDFGRLTLGGTLFHTEIDDLIQFSGGSYTQVPGTSTSRGVEVTMDYEITDSLRLFGTYTYTDARDRNDDRLIRVPEHDISLGVTGEFAPGWSGTFTVQHVMDRLDSDFPDIVPMPDYTLANLTITREINETSEVYLRVNNLFDEDYQTTRGYGTSDRAFYVGLRARF
- a CDS encoding aspartate-semialdehyde dehydrogenase, with the protein product MGYRIVVVGATGNVGREMLNILAERQFPIDEIAVLASRKSLGTECSFGDETLTTQNLDVFDFAGWDIALFAIGSEATKTYAPRAARAGCVVIDNSSLYRYDPDVPLVVPEVNPEAVDGYAKKNIIANPNCSTAQMVVALKPLHDRAVIKRVVVSTYQSVSGAGKDGMDELWDQTKGMYVPGQEKDPDTFTKQIAFNVIPHIDVFLDSGETKEEWKMVAETKKIVDPKIRVTATCVRVPVFVGHSEAVNIEFEDFLDEDEARDILRESPGVMVVDKREDGGYVTPVECVGDYATFISRIRQDSTIENGLNLWCVSDNLRKGAALNAVQIAETLGNRALKKG
- a CDS encoding adenosylcobinamide amidohydrolase produces the protein MIRITLSRPWLTADLGQEMRVLSWAPHRPGLAIARQVIWREVRNQDLTKGLDATAWLARELTGIGQTDAVAMLTSRNIEKYTFAEARSGAFQASCLATVGLSNAERVGYRQPALAAGYGTVNLLVTLSHGLGMPAMTEALSIATQARTAAILTHGPGLPEGPATGTGTDCIALACPPGDMAYAGLHTEPGEVIGRVVYDAVSEGTRVWMKTENRA
- a CDS encoding DUF4139 domain-containing protein, whose translation is MRLSVSALALIVAGAAHADEVMLRADVTAATVYLLGAELTRQAEVDLPAGTHRIYMAIPDLNWGQLPEVSVTGARMIGQPVPVEDQPLDEGVLDLPDQAAARIAVEQAEDAVEQIAEQIAASEVAIRSAEVQLAYLNAISTGGSEGIDMPGSAELLATLLTTLGAEMARASEELRTARVARQELHEDLIARQGDLDDANQALRRLKPFGDTVDMIAVDVTLEAAGDVVLTTHYLTDAAAWRPSYRLDLASETGALDITRSIVLEVDQTMIWRDVAVDFSTTDPIRRRSPRSVGPDPARLHEPLRPAPSLRDSAEMSIGAGIAAEPVVIVEEAAAPIEMISNGLALTYVYPTPVSIGEQSMITLPFDTLSFEADLTNLAIPRRDMTAFLMAEFENTSDEPILPGWARFYRDGAPLGEGELTLLPSGAETEMAFGPLDHLRLTWQDLSLDEGDRGIFVQSNTQDRQVSFTVENSSASAEEVRVLYATPFAEQEDLEVDVTLSPQPDERDIDDLRGVVAWDVTIAPGETQEFGMGVSFDWPEGQVLNWQP
- a CDS encoding SRPBCC family protein: MRLIRNILIGLVILIAVLAAGAYLLPRHVIIERQITIDAPPGDVFPLVNSLQRGEEWSPWLDRDPNVQITHSGPEAGVGAIMEWVSDVPEVGNGRQEIVESVADQRVATALDFGGMGTARAWFDLTGDGESTNITWGLDADMGNNPIGRWMGLMMDGMVGADYETGLANLKTLAEAG
- a CDS encoding DUF1801 domain-containing protein — its product is MTSAIPAFQDPAVAARFASFPDRARKGLLTLRSLIFETAADLPPVGPLEETLKWGQPAYLTPETKSGSTIRLGLPKEGGFAIYVHCQTTILSEFQSLFPDDFTYEGHRAIRFDDDADLPQDQIGLLIRRALTYHLKQPA
- a CDS encoding ABC transporter ATP-binding protein gives rise to the protein MSALTVSDLSVHRGGSAVVDHVSLSLDPGEIVGLIGPNGAGKTTLLRGILGLQPCTGMSSLAALPARVRAKTAAWMPQTREIAWPVAVETLIMLGRVPHLAGGAKPGAEDHAATKAALTDMALTGYETRPATALSGGEQARVLIARVLAQDTPVILADEPIAGLDPAFQIATMELFARLAAGGKTIVTSLHDLGLAARHCTRLLLLDKGRLVADGTPKDVLTRENLHQVFGIAAHIAETDHGLIFQPLEVTR
- a CDS encoding ABC transporter substrate-binding protein; protein product: MAGFLLATAPALADAPPARVVSMNLCTDQLAMMLAAPGQLISVSDIATDPLISPMHAEAVAYPANFGGAEEIYLLAPDLVLAGTYSDPAVVSMLRRLGVEVAQIDIVTGLDQVTDRLAEIGALLHREAQAGAEIARFETALATLSQPQTGPRAAFYYPNGYSLGTGTLSHDILTTAGFRHVAEDLGRDSSGRLALELLVMAAPDMVIRTGSYPGNSRSEEILDHPALEAVIAAGHGFISGPDWVCGTPRVLTALADLRAARDRMEAPP
- a CDS encoding FecCD family ABC transporter permease yields the protein MKRPALLLTLSALVALLFCISLLIGPAGFGIGESITALIRGEGEAVTLVMREIRLPRAVLAMMVGVSLGLSGAALQGFLRNPLAEPGLIGVSSSAALGAVIALQTGFAASFALALPVSALTGALVSVLLLLLLAGSRGGSLTLILAGIAISALAGAFLSLVLNLSPNPFAVSEIVFWMLGSVSDRSFDHVAIALPVMAVGWALLASLGRGLDALTLGQDAASAMGIHLARLRLRLVIGVAASVGAATAVAGAIGFVGLVVPHILRPFVGARPAALLPASALGGAAMVLAADIAVRLILPDRDLKLGVVMAIIGAPLFLHLIYKTRRQMT